From the genome of Kaistella daneshvariae, one region includes:
- the tpiA gene encoding triose-phosphate isomerase — protein MRKKIVAGNWKMNKNVIEAQQLMLQLLDYKKQNPTNCEVWIAPPALYLLMAKDLFALNEIGIFSQDMSEYESGAYTGEISAEMLESIGATGSIIGHSERRQYHGETDSHCNAKIKLALEKGLTPIYCNGETLEQRKSGKHLEVVKNQTEVALFTLSAEEITKVVIAYEPVWAIGTGETASPEQAQEIHAHIRSLIAEKYGKEVADEISILYGGSVKPDNAQEIFSQPDIDGGLIGGAALKIEDFSKIIEAFNA, from the coding sequence ATGAGAAAAAAAATTGTTGCAGGAAACTGGAAAATGAACAAAAATGTAATTGAAGCACAGCAACTGATGCTGCAGTTGTTAGATTACAAAAAGCAAAATCCTACCAACTGCGAAGTCTGGATCGCACCACCCGCACTCTATCTACTGATGGCGAAAGATTTATTTGCATTAAATGAAATCGGCATCTTTTCGCAGGATATGAGCGAATACGAAAGTGGAGCTTACACAGGTGAAATTTCTGCAGAAATGCTGGAATCTATCGGCGCAACAGGTTCAATTATCGGGCATTCGGAGAGACGTCAGTATCACGGCGAAACCGATTCGCACTGCAATGCTAAAATTAAACTGGCTTTAGAAAAAGGTTTAACACCGATTTACTGCAACGGCGAAACTTTGGAGCAAAGAAAGTCCGGTAAACATCTGGAAGTGGTGAAAAACCAAACCGAAGTGGCTTTATTTACTTTAAGCGCTGAAGAAATTACAAAAGTGGTCATCGCGTATGAACCTGTTTGGGCAATTGGTACCGGCGAAACCGCTTCTCCGGAACAGGCGCAGGAAATTCATGCGCATATCAGAAGCTTAATCGCTGAGAAATACGGAAAAGAGGTCGCAGATGAAATTTCTATTTTATACGGCGGTTCGGTAAAACCGGACAACGCGCAGGAAATTTTTTCACAACCCGACATCGATGGTGGCTTGATCGGCGGTGCAGCTTTGAAAATAGAAGATTTTTCTAAAATTATTGAGGCTTTTAACGCCTAA
- a CDS encoding tellurite resistance TerB family protein produces MYSKKSNKSIAGYHLLMILSAIDGEFAPEEGMYIQKYLADEFPFKMDLDDELDTIATLKQEDWKKHFEFHAECFLEDSTEEERISFAKFAKTLIKADEQVSDPEHDYYKMMKNIWKLN; encoded by the coding sequence ATGTATTCAAAAAAATCTAATAAATCTATTGCCGGTTATCATTTACTGATGATTCTTTCGGCAATTGACGGCGAATTTGCGCCGGAAGAAGGCATGTATATCCAAAAATATCTTGCGGATGAATTTCCGTTTAAAATGGACTTGGACGATGAATTAGACACGATTGCTACGTTGAAACAGGAAGACTGGAAAAAGCATTTTGAGTTTCATGCGGAATGTTTTCTTGAAGATTCCACAGAGGAAGAAAGAATTTCTTTTGCGAAATTCGCTAAAACTTTAATTAAAGCGGATGAGCAGGTTTCTGACCCGGAACACGATTATTATAAAATGATGAAAAATATCTGGAAATTAAATTAA
- the dnaG gene encoding DNA primase encodes MISKQTIDKIFSAVRVEEIIGEYVQLKRTGSNFKGLSPFHDEKTPSFVVSPSKQIWKDFSSGKGGTAISFLMDIENFTYPEALRHAAKKYGIEIEEDKTELSDEQKQAQTDKELLYKIHEIASDFYQNQLFETEEGRTIGYSYFKERELRDDIIKKFHLGYSPEQRNAFTEFALNKGYGKEILEKSGLSIFPENAPNGLDRFRERVVFPIHSFSGRVLGFGARILKNNVKTAKYLNSPETEIYHKSSVLYGLNQGKQAISKNNLCLLVEGYMDVVALHQAGIENVVASSGTALTVDQIKLIKRLTENVTILFDGDPAGIKASFRSIDLLLAEEMNIRILLFPDGDDPDSFARKHPQDYVENFIAKEAKDFIDFKAEILLKEAGDDPIKKAEAIRDIVKSVAFVKNALKREVYLKEVATKFGLSEQSLFNELNVQKQIQQQNSPQQKPEPQQKTKMEVVAPEIISVNPLLELEEKLVKHMLNFGDRVLEKSDAENKPFKITVMEEIISHFEEDDYEVQSPINAKIISELKQGLQNNEIITSDFFLTLMDESLVQKVSSAILEADELSNWEKSNIFPPKPGEKLEAEIEDDILIHKSHFIEKLIYDIVKKLDSSAEGDENDYLENLKKIMILKSLLNEINKKLNRQLTKGHNYFKEQKL; translated from the coding sequence ATGATTTCTAAGCAAACCATTGACAAAATTTTTTCAGCCGTCCGCGTGGAGGAAATCATTGGCGAATACGTGCAGCTGAAACGCACCGGCTCAAATTTCAAAGGTCTGAGCCCGTTTCACGATGAAAAAACGCCGAGTTTTGTGGTTTCGCCGAGCAAGCAAATTTGGAAAGATTTTTCCTCCGGCAAAGGCGGAACAGCGATTTCATTTTTAATGGACATCGAAAATTTCACCTATCCGGAAGCCTTGCGTCACGCCGCAAAAAAGTACGGAATTGAAATTGAAGAAGACAAAACGGAACTTTCGGATGAGCAAAAGCAAGCGCAAACCGACAAAGAACTGCTTTATAAAATTCATGAAATCGCAAGTGATTTTTATCAAAATCAGCTTTTTGAAACCGAAGAAGGCCGAACCATTGGCTATTCGTACTTTAAAGAGCGCGAACTCCGTGATGATATTATTAAAAAATTTCACCTTGGGTATTCGCCGGAACAGCGCAATGCTTTTACCGAATTTGCTTTAAATAAAGGTTACGGCAAAGAAATTTTGGAAAAATCCGGACTTTCGATTTTTCCCGAAAATGCGCCAAATGGTCTCGACCGTTTCCGTGAGCGTGTGGTTTTTCCGATTCACAGTTTTTCCGGCCGCGTTCTGGGTTTTGGCGCCAGAATTTTAAAAAATAACGTAAAAACCGCCAAATATTTAAATTCGCCAGAAACAGAAATTTATCATAAATCCAGCGTTCTTTACGGTTTAAATCAGGGAAAACAGGCGATTTCTAAAAATAATCTTTGTCTTTTGGTGGAAGGTTATATGGACGTTGTGGCACTTCACCAAGCTGGAATTGAAAATGTTGTGGCAAGTTCCGGGACGGCGTTAACAGTTGACCAAATTAAACTGATTAAAAGACTCACGGAAAACGTGACCATTCTTTTTGATGGTGATCCGGCAGGAATTAAAGCCAGTTTCCGCAGCATTGATTTGTTGCTTGCCGAGGAAATGAATATCAGAATTCTGCTTTTCCCCGATGGTGATGATCCCGATTCTTTTGCGCGAAAACATCCGCAGGATTATGTGGAAAATTTTATCGCAAAAGAAGCTAAAGACTTTATCGATTTTAAGGCCGAAATTTTACTGAAAGAAGCAGGCGATGATCCGATAAAAAAAGCGGAAGCCATTCGCGATATTGTAAAATCGGTCGCTTTTGTAAAAAACGCGCTGAAGCGTGAAGTTTATTTAAAGGAAGTCGCGACGAAATTTGGACTTTCGGAACAGTCGCTTTTTAACGAGCTGAATGTTCAGAAACAGATTCAGCAGCAGAATTCGCCGCAGCAAAAACCCGAGCCACAGCAGAAAACCAAAATGGAAGTGGTGGCGCCGGAAATCATTTCGGTAAATCCGCTGCTGGAACTGGAAGAGAAACTCGTTAAACATATGCTGAATTTCGGTGACCGCGTGCTCGAAAAAAGCGATGCTGAAAATAAGCCGTTTAAAATAACGGTGATGGAGGAAATTATCAGTCATTTTGAAGAAGATGATTATGAAGTTCAGTCGCCCATCAATGCTAAAATTATTTCCGAATTAAAGCAAGGTCTTCAGAATAATGAAATCATCACCAGCGATTTTTTCTTAACTTTAATGGACGAAAGTCTGGTTCAGAAGGTTTCTTCTGCAATTCTGGAAGCCGATGAACTGAGCAATTGGGAGAAAAGCAATATTTTTCCGCCAAAACCCGGAGAAAAACTGGAAGCCGAAATTGAAGATGATATTCTGATTCACAAAAGTCATTTCATTGAAAAACTGATTTATGATATCGTAAAAAAGCTGGATTCTTCAGCCGAAGGCGATGAAAACGACTACCTGGAGAATCTGAAAAAAATCATGATTTTGAAATCTTTGCTGAATGAAATAAATAAAAAACTGAACCGGCAACTGACAAAAGGGCATAATTATTTTAAGGAACAAAAATTGTAA
- a CDS encoding isoaspartyl peptidase/L-asparaginase family protein, with protein MKKIFLSAFVATSLLLSAQKKYVMVIHGGAGTILKSNMTPEKEKAYTAKLTEALKAGYAEIQNGKTSVDAVAAAIVLMEDSPLFNAGKGAVFTADGKNELDAAIMYGKDKSAGAIAGVHTIKNPIRTAIAVMQKSEHVMLSGSGAEAFAKEQNLEIVDPKYFWTKDRWDGLQKLKEKEKSTKKQPISQNTVPAAYEIDQKFGTVGAVALDKMGNITAGTSTGGMTNKKYGRIGDAPIIGAGTYANSQVGISATGWGEFFIRSTAARTIAAKMEYQNKDVKTAAQETIDEIQRMGGDGGLIALDKDGNIAMPFNTAGMYRGAITQDGEIEIEIYK; from the coding sequence ATGAAAAAAATCTTTTTATCCGCATTTGTAGCGACATCCCTGCTGCTTTCAGCCCAGAAAAAATACGTCATGGTCATTCATGGCGGCGCCGGCACCATTTTGAAATCCAACATGACGCCGGAAAAAGAAAAAGCCTATACCGCAAAACTTACTGAAGCTTTAAAAGCAGGTTATGCCGAAATCCAAAACGGGAAAACTTCGGTGGACGCTGTGGCTGCGGCAATTGTGCTGATGGAAGATTCGCCACTCTTCAATGCCGGAAAAGGCGCCGTTTTCACCGCTGACGGCAAAAACGAACTCGATGCGGCAATAATGTACGGAAAAGATAAATCTGCGGGTGCCATTGCAGGTGTTCATACCATTAAAAATCCAATCAGAACTGCAATTGCGGTAATGCAGAAATCAGAACACGTCATGCTTTCGGGCTCCGGTGCGGAAGCGTTTGCGAAAGAACAAAATTTAGAAATTGTAGACCCGAAATATTTCTGGACAAAAGACCGTTGGGACGGTTTGCAAAAATTGAAAGAAAAGGAAAAAAGCACCAAAAAGCAGCCAATTTCTCAAAATACAGTGCCCGCAGCTTACGAAATCGATCAAAAATTTGGCACCGTGGGCGCTGTTGCTTTAGACAAAATGGGAAATATTACGGCGGGAACTTCTACAGGCGGAATGACCAATAAAAAATACGGTAGAATCGGTGATGCGCCAATTATCGGCGCGGGAACGTACGCGAATTCACAGGTTGGAATTTCTGCCACCGGTTGGGGCGAATTTTTCATCCGTTCCACAGCAGCGCGCACCATCGCAGCGAAAATGGAATATCAAAATAAAGATGTAAAAACTGCGGCACAAGAAACCATTGATGAAATTCAAAGAATGGGAGGCGACGGCGGCTTAATTGCTTTAGACAAAGACGGAAATATCGCGATGCCTTTCAACACTGCCGGAATGTACCGCGGAGCGATTACGCAGGATGGTGAAATTGAGATTGAAATTTACAAGTAA
- a CDS encoding DUF1599 domain-containing protein, translating to MQKTAQQFDQVIAECRELFSHKLTDYGASFRVLRTPSLTDQLFIKVKSLRNFQTSGVSKVGESEEENFMAIVNYSIIGLIQLEKGVADDFKQDKAEILSLYDRFAQEAKDLMLKKNHDYGEAWREMRISSITDLIYQKVLRTKQIEDNAGETLVSEGIDANYFDMLNYAVFCLIKFSEEKTAFKPDFI from the coding sequence ATGCAAAAAACAGCTCAACAGTTTGATCAGGTGATTGCCGAATGCCGTGAACTTTTCAGTCATAAACTCACTGATTATGGCGCTTCATTCCGGGTCTTAAGAACGCCGTCGTTAACCGACCAGCTTTTCATTAAGGTTAAAAGTCTTAGGAATTTTCAGACCAGCGGTGTTTCCAAAGTCGGTGAATCTGAAGAAGAAAATTTCATGGCGATTGTTAATTATTCGATTATCGGCTTGATTCAACTTGAAAAAGGTGTTGCCGATGATTTCAAACAGGATAAAGCTGAAATTTTGAGCTTGTACGACCGTTTTGCGCAGGAAGCCAAAGATTTGATGCTGAAAAAAAATCATGATTACGGTGAAGCCTGGCGCGAAATGCGTATTTCTTCCATCACCGATTTAATTTATCAAAAAGTCCTAAGAACCAAGCAGATAGAGGATAATGCCGGTGAAACTTTGGTTTCAGAAGGAATCGACGCGAATTATTTCGACATGCTAAATTATGCCGTTTTCTGCCTCATTAAGTTTTCCGAGGAAAAAACGGCTTTTAAACCAGATTTTATTTGA
- a CDS encoding BT_3928 family protein → MFKNILRVVIALIFLVSGFVKAVDVVGFSFKLEEYFSPAVFNMPFLEKQALLIAIIVVILELVLGFFLLLKSYLKFTLYALLALCVFFAFLTFYSAYFNVVTDCGCFGDALKLTPWQSFWKDIVLLIGLVLLYFLYKNEFNAPEANSNIKKISSVFAFVVMVFVINWGITHEPLIDFRDYKIGTDMKLERQKIEKNPSIFKTYYVLKNEKSGEALEVNQDEYVNDKKYWETGSPWKIEEGKTTSKMTKQGYESEIGKFKPETADGKDLTEEILNAPKAILIFAYKPKETNADILAKAEELIKQEKSAFMYGISTEPNTFKTIPNATMDGTAIKTIARSNPFVLTLENGKIVDKRSAEDYIKQKK, encoded by the coding sequence ATGTTTAAAAATATACTGCGTGTTGTAATTGCGCTTATTTTTTTGGTTTCCGGTTTTGTAAAAGCAGTCGACGTTGTTGGTTTTTCCTTTAAACTTGAAGAATATTTTTCGCCCGCGGTTTTCAATATGCCGTTTTTAGAAAAGCAGGCTCTACTTATCGCAATAATCGTGGTTATTCTGGAGCTCGTTCTGGGCTTTTTTCTTTTACTGAAAAGCTATCTGAAATTCACGCTTTACGCACTTTTAGCGCTGTGTGTATTTTTTGCTTTTCTCACCTTTTATTCGGCCTATTTTAATGTTGTAACAGATTGCGGCTGTTTCGGCGATGCTTTGAAACTTACGCCATGGCAGAGCTTCTGGAAAGATATTGTACTCTTGATTGGCCTTGTACTTCTCTATTTTCTGTATAAAAATGAGTTCAATGCGCCGGAAGCAAATTCCAATATCAAAAAAATAAGTTCCGTTTTTGCCTTTGTAGTAATGGTTTTTGTCATTAACTGGGGCATTACACATGAGCCGCTCATTGATTTTAGAGACTATAAAATCGGGACGGATATGAAGCTGGAAAGACAAAAGATCGAAAAAAACCCGTCAATTTTTAAAACGTATTATGTTTTGAAAAATGAAAAAAGCGGTGAAGCTTTGGAGGTAAATCAGGACGAATATGTGAACGACAAAAAGTATTGGGAAACCGGCTCGCCGTGGAAAATCGAGGAAGGAAAAACCACTTCGAAAATGACCAAACAGGGTTACGAATCGGAAATTGGTAAATTTAAACCTGAAACTGCGGACGGAAAAGATTTAACCGAAGAAATTTTAAATGCGCCAAAAGCCATATTGATTTTCGCGTATAAACCGAAAGAAACAAATGCGGATATTTTGGCAAAAGCCGAAGAATTGATAAAACAGGAAAAAAGTGCTTTTATGTACGGAATTTCTACCGAGCCCAACACTTTTAAGACAATTCCAAATGCTACGATGGACGGCACCGCCATTAAAACCATTGCGAGAAGCAACCCGTTTGTCCTTACGCTGGAAAACGGAAAAATAGTAGACAAACGTTCTGCTGAAGATTATATTAAACAAAAAAAATAA
- the clpP gene encoding ATP-dependent Clp endopeptidase proteolytic subunit ClpP, whose protein sequence is MDIKKDFRDFSVKHLGNSGLATDQYMGMYGPNNLTPYIMEERRLNVAQMDVFSRLMMDRIIFLGTGIDDQVANIVTAQLLFLESSDASKDIQIYINSPGGSVYAGLGIYDTMQIIKPDVATICTGIAASMGAVLLVAGEKGKRSALKHSRVMIHQPSGGAQGVASDMEINLREMLKLKKELYDIISEHSGQTYEWVEKASDRDYWMTSSEAKDYGMVDEVLQRKVENK, encoded by the coding sequence ATGGATATTAAAAAAGATTTCAGAGATTTTTCTGTAAAACACTTAGGAAACAGCGGTTTGGCTACTGATCAATATATGGGAATGTACGGACCTAATAACCTTACGCCGTATATTATGGAAGAACGTAGGTTAAATGTCGCTCAAATGGATGTTTTTTCGCGTTTGATGATGGACCGAATTATCTTCCTCGGAACCGGAATTGACGATCAGGTGGCGAACATTGTAACTGCTCAGCTTCTTTTCCTGGAAAGTTCAGATGCTTCAAAAGACATTCAGATTTACATCAACTCTCCGGGTGGTAGCGTTTACGCTGGTTTGGGAATTTATGACACCATGCAGATCATTAAACCTGATGTAGCCACAATCTGTACCGGAATTGCAGCTTCAATGGGCGCCGTTCTTTTGGTTGCAGGTGAAAAAGGCAAGCGTTCTGCGTTGAAACATTCCCGGGTGATGATTCACCAGCCAAGTGGTGGTGCGCAAGGTGTAGCTTCTGATATGGAAATTAACCTACGTGAGATGTTGAAACTGAAAAAAGAACTTTATGATATTATTTCTGAACATTCCGGGCAGACTTACGAATGGGTAGAAAAAGCGTCGGACAGAGATTATTGGATGACTTCCAGCGAAGCAAAAGATTATGGAATGGTGGACGAAGTTCTCCAAAGAAAAGTGGAAAATAAATAA
- the tsaE gene encoding tRNA (adenosine(37)-N6)-threonylcarbamoyltransferase complex ATPase subunit type 1 TsaE, translated as MEFKIDKIEDWQKVIDTILPELKHNILLLKGNLGAGKTTFTQYLVKSLGSFAEVSSPTYAIVNEYDTPKGNIFHFDLYRLKNAREVDDIGIDEYLDNAFLCIIEWPEVFEDELSQSPHHEMTIETDGDLRVVNFR; from the coding sequence ATGGAATTTAAAATCGATAAAATTGAAGACTGGCAAAAAGTAATCGACACTATTTTGCCGGAACTCAAGCATAATATTTTGCTTTTAAAAGGAAATCTAGGCGCTGGAAAAACGACTTTCACACAGTATTTGGTGAAAAGCCTGGGCAGCTTTGCGGAAGTCTCCTCTCCTACTTACGCTATTGTAAATGAATATGATACACCTAAAGGCAATATCTTTCATTTCGATTTGTACCGGCTGAAAAATGCGCGCGAAGTGGATGACATCGGCATTGATGAATATCTGGACAATGCTTTTTTGTGCATCATCGAGTGGCCGGAAGTTTTTGAAGACGAACTTTCTCAAAGTCCGCACCACGAAATGACCATTGAAACCGACGGTGATTTACGCGTGGTGAACTTCCGCTAA